In Prunus dulcis chromosome 1, ALMONDv2, whole genome shotgun sequence, the following are encoded in one genomic region:
- the LOC117622162 gene encoding uncharacterized protein LOC117622162 translates to MDSRVSLASQESKIGIKMINARRRPLHTCAVSILVISHRAFTIAQGFNGPLGFIVKFAARVATLGGPLAYALQYQWITMAILSFIDNRILALEDMIERFYPPSHIVFNKIDDLVRVTETLPGKFDNVISKIPACVSHVSFLDWTLVRAISLLNFVVATLLSYWRMSKGTKEKEIKVDTSSKVERNNEPGFVHEADGPKEPLTPSNNNECAGGDQIDKGNIMSPRHVGVTKGATYKEVLLQKATNKAGVEKKEEKNINNKEEVESSIADDDDESETNSKDDGLLELFESAWLMTSPGRNASRNYTPRSLSFTY, encoded by the exons ATGGATTCCCGGGTATCCTTGGCGTCCCAG GAATCAAAAATTGGAATCAAAATGATCAATGCAAGACGGCGCCCGTTGCACACATGTGCGGTTTCAATCTTAGTGATATCTCACAGAGCCTTCACCATAGCCCAAGGTTTCAATGGACCCTTAGGCTTCATAGTAAAATTTGCAGCCAGAGTGGCTACATTGGGCGGACCCTTGGCCTATGCCTTACAATACCAATGGATCACCATGGCAATCCTCTCCTTTATCGACAATCGAATTTTAGCCCTTGAAGACATGATCGAGAGATTCTACCCGCCATCCCACATTGTGTTTAACAAGATCGACGATCTGGTCAGGGTCACCGAAACCCTACCCGGAAAATTCGATAATGTCATCAGCAAAATCCCCGCTTGCGTCAGCCATGTTTCGTTTTTGGATTGGACATTGGTTCGTGCTATTTCATTGCTGAATTTTGTGGTGGCTACATTATTGAGTTATTGGAGAATGTCAAAGGGTACAAAGGAGAAGGAGATTAAGGTTGATACAAGCAGCAAAGTTGAACGCAACAATGAACCGGGTTTTGTTCATGAAGCAGACGGCCCTAAAGAACCCTTAACCCCAAGTAATAATAATGAATGTGCAGGTGGTGATCAGATTGATAAGGGTAATATTATGTCTCCTCGTCACGTAGGTGTTACCAAGGGTGCTACTTACAAGGAAGTACTTTTACAGAAGGCAACAAATAAGGCAGgggttgaaaaaaaagaagagaaaaatattaataacaaGGAAGAAGTGGAGAGCTCAattgctgatgatgatgatgaaagtGAAACCAATTCTAAGGATGATGGGCTCCTAGAATTGTTCGAATCGGCATGGCTTATGACCTCGCCCGGAAGAAACGCAAGTAGAAACTACACGCCGCGCTCTCTTTCATTCACTTATTAA
- the LOC117622170 gene encoding OVARIAN TUMOR DOMAIN-containing deubiquitinating enzyme 4-like — protein MPKRETLLGIPGDGRCLFRSVVHGACLRAGKPSPSDALQRELADELRAKVADEFIKRRADTEWFLEDDFETYVVQMRQPHIWGGEPELLMSSHVLKMPITVYMRDNDSGSLKIIAEYGQEYGKDNPIRVLYHGYGHYDTMRGSATGAESKLYKQR, from the exons ATGCCGAAACGGGAAACTCTGCTTG GCATACCTGGAGATGGAAGATGTTTGTTCCGGTCTGTGGTTCACGGTGCTTGTCTAAGAGCAGGGAAGCCATCTCCAAGCGACGCTCTTCAGAGAGAACTTGCAGATGAGCTTAGAGCGAAA GTAGCAGATGAGTTCATTAAAAGGAGGGCAGACACCGAATG GTTTCTTGAAGATGATTTTGAAACGTATGTTGTACAGATGCGACAACCGCACATTTGGGGAGGCGAACCTGAGTTGCTTATGTCCTCACATGTCCTAAA GATGCCGATTACAGTTTATATGCGGGACAACGATTCTGGTAGCCTGAAAATCATAGCTGAATATGGTCAAGAGTACGGTAAGGATAACCCTATCCGTGTACTTTATCATGGTTATGGACACTACGATACAATGCGCGGTTCGGCTACTGGTGCAGAGTCCAAGTT GTACAAACAGAGATGA
- the LOC117622131 gene encoding uncharacterized protein LOC117622131 — protein MVLGIRTKSRKSTAVQVDYLIHVQEIKPWPSYKALRSVQSVLLQWENGDQVSGSFTCNVGDGKIEFGESFTLPVTLYREKSRKSTVRDTYQKNNLEFYLYEPRKDKAVKGQLLASAVINLADYGIIIETRNVSTPLNWKKSFKSSAQPVLYVNVQPCVKPSSSLSSKGSLSREVSLENDGIESVPESMNDGKDEIASFTDDDEDDDDGVSSHSSHTVTSSAFEKTVSSLPSSSEKNESESTTDSTRRLYGEPAVESIAASASTGATPVAKAFKNQNGSSSPSSSIGSSSILLNPANDPASLLNVPRESSMPTLKKSLTPSVQSSSSSFGHQESHQKSGNHNIKDNRIHKTLSNSSARMHENSQMGNIVSNHATEGASSSTPIQEDTDSVFASNADLQANREDGHLLNVKEYSFDDKLASRFSQDATRKQVRLKSETFTIGRNTVGVQGSKVKSNELKHVKSLQLPFVSAQNNRLPSNNEFVEKSKEADIPEDVHVCGMISGTSEREETTTRFSDSKVDLESTIELLKEELREAAAVEVGLYSVAAEHGSSANKIHAPARRLSRFYFNACKTSSQAKKGNAARAAITGLILVSKACGNDVPRLTFWLSNSIVLRGIISQSLGKPQISARPGTKINAGGLLSAKNGFPLHKEENDRTLESFGTWEDPQIFMAALEKFEGWIFSRIVESVWWQNMTPYMQSAAAKGSSSRKTYGRKYGLGGHEQGNFSMELWKKAFKDACERLCPARAGGHECGCLPLLARLVMERLVDRLDVAMFNAILRENAEEMPTDPVSDPISDSKVLPIPAGKSSFGAGAQLKNAIGSWSRWLTDLFGIDDSDAPDDDTELSDQKRLNCDTSFKAFRLLNALSDLMMLPFDMLSDKSTRKEVCPTFGAPLIKRVLYNFVSDEFCPDPIPEAVFEALDYEENLEAEIESASSFPCAANPTVYSPPPAASLIGIIGEVGSPTLLRSGSSVVKKSYTSDDELDELDSPMTAIIIDNSPVSPSSLTANSVLKSKGGRKVVRYQLLREVWKDSE, from the exons ATGGTTCTGGGGATAAGAACAAAGAGCAGGAAGAGCACAGCTGTTCAGGTTGATTACCTTATCCATGTGCAGGAGATTAAACCATGGCCCTCATATAAGGCTTTGAGATCTGTACAGTCTGTGTTGCTTCAATGGGAAAATGGTGATCAAGTTTCTGGATCCTTTACTTGTAATGTTGGAGATGGGAAGATCGAATTCGGCGAGTCTTTCACCCTTCCAGTCACTTTGTACAGggagaaatcaagaaaaagcACTGTACGTGATACTTACCAGAAGAACAACTTGGAATTTTACTTGTATGAACCTCGAAAAGACAAGGCAGTGAAAGGTCAACTGTTGGCATCAGCCGTGATAAATCTTGCAGATTATGGTATCATCATAGAAACCAGAAATGTGAGCACTCCATTGAACTGGAAGAAAAGCTTTAAGAGTTCCGCTCAACCGGTTCTTTATGTTAATGTTCAGCCATGTGTTAAACCTAGCTCCAGCTTGTCATCAAAGGGCAGCTTGTCCAGAGAAGTGTCTCTGGAGAATGATGGAATTGAATCTGTTCCAGAGTCCATGAATGATGGCAAAGATGAGATTGCCTCATTtactgatgatgatgaagatgatgatgatggtgtttCCTCACATTCATCACATACTGTAACCTCCTCTGCTTTTGAGAAAACAGTCAGTTCATTACCTAGCAGCAGTGAAAAG AATGAATCAGAATCAACAACTGATAGCACTAGACGGCTTTATGGGGAGCCTGCCGTTGAGTCAATAGCAGCATCTGCAAGCACAGGGGCAACTCCAGTGGCTAAAGCattcaaaaaccaaaatggAAGTTCATCTCCATCATCGTCAATAGGCTCTTCCTCCATTCTGCTGAACCCTGCAAATGATCCTGCTTCTTTGCTTAACGTTCCAAGGGAGAGCTCAATGCCAACCCTGAAAAAATCTCTCACTCCCTCTGTtcaatcatcttcttcatccttTGGCCATCAAGAAAGCCATCAAAAATCTGGTAACCATAATATTAAGGACAACAGAATTCACAAAACTCTTTCTAACAGTAGTGCCAGAATGCATGAAAATTCTCAAATGGGTAATATTGTCAGTAACCATGCTACTGAAGGTGCATCCTCAAGCACGCCTATTCAGGAGGACACAGACTCAGTATTTGCAAGCAATGCAGATTTGCAAGCTAATCGAGAGGATGGTCATCTCCTAAATGTGAAAGAATATTCATTTGATGACAAATTAGCTTCTAGATTTTCACAAGACGCTACCAGAAAACAAGTCAGGTTAAAGAGTGAAACTTTTACAATCGGCAGGAATACTGTTGGAGTGCAGGGCAGTAAGGTTAAAAGTAATGAATTAAAGCATGTAAAGTCTTTGCAGTTACCTTTTGTCTCAGCTCAGAACAATAGACTTCCAAGCAATAATGAGTTTGTCGAGAAGTCAAAGGAAGCTGATATTCCTGAAGATGTTCATGTTTGTGGTATGATTAGTGGAACAAgtgaaagagaagaaacaaCAACCAGATTTTCTGATAGTAAAGTTGACTTGGAGTCCACAATTGAATTGCTTAAGGAAGAATTGAGAGAAGCTGCTGCTGTTGAGGTTGGCCTTTACTCAGTTGCCGCTGAGCATGGGAGCTCTGCAAATAAGATTCATGCTCCTGCTCGAAGGCTGTCTAGATTCTATTTTAATGCTTGCAAAACGAGCTCTCAAGCTAAGAAGGGAAACGCAGCAAGAGCTGCTATTACTGGATTGATTTTGGTGTCTAAAGCATGTGGAAATGATGTTCCAAG GTTGACATTCTGGTTGTCGAATTCAATTGTGTTGAGAGGTATCATCAGCCAGAGCTTAGGGAAACCACAAATTTCTGCTCGACCCGGAACTAAAATTAATGCTGGGGGGCTTTTATCAGCAAAGAATGGGTTTCCTCTTCACAAGGAAGAGAATGATAGGACTCTTGAAAGTTTTGGTACTTGGGAAGATCCACAGATATTTATGGCCGCTTTGGAAAAGTTTGAAGGTTGGATCTTCTCCCGAATTGTTGAGTCTGTATGGTGGCAG AATATGACTCCATATATGCAGTCAGCAGCTGCCAAGGGCTCAAGCTCAAGGAAAACCTATGGAAGGAAGTATGGTTTGGGTGGTCATGAGCAGGGTAATTTTTCTATGGAGCTGTGGAAAAAGGCTTTCAAAGATGCCTGTGAAAGGCTTTGTCCTGCAAGAGCTGGTGGACATGAGTGTGGTTGCTTGCCTCTGCTGGCTCGTTTG GTAATGGAGCGGTTAGTGGATAGATTGGATGTGGCTATGTTCAATGCTATTCTTCGTGAAAATGCTGAAGAGATGCCCACAGATCCTGTGTCTGACCCCATAAGTGATTCCAAGGTTCTCCCTATTCCAGCTGGAAAGTCAAGCTTTGGGGCTGGTGCACAGCTAAAAAACGCG ATTGGAAGCTGGTCCCGATGGCTTACTGATCTATTTGGTATAGATGATAGTGATGCTCCTGATGATGATACTGAACTCAGTGATCAAAAGCGACTAAACTGCGATACATCCTTTAAAGCTTTCCGTCTTCTTAATGCTTTGAGTGATCTGATGATGCTTCCATTTGACATGCTTTCAGATAAATCCACCAGAAAAGAA GTATGCCCTACATTTGGTGCACCACTGATCAAGAGGGTTCTTTACAATTTTGTTTCAGACGAGTTTTGCCCAGACCCAATTCCCGAAGCAGTTTTTGAGGCTCTTGATTATGAG gAGAATTTAGAAGCTGAAATAGAGTCTGCTTCAAGTTTCCCATGTGCTGCAAATCCTACAGTCTATTCACCACCTCCAGCTGCTTCACTAATAGGCATTATAGGAGAGGTGGGAAGTCCAACTCTCTTGAGGAGTGGGTCATCGGTGGTTAAGAAATCATACACTAGTGATGATGAGCTTGATGAGTTGGATTCACCGATGACTGCAATCATCATAGACAATTCCCCGGTTTCTCCCAGCTCATTGACAGCCAACTCAGTGCTGAAGTCGAAGGGTGGTCGAAAAGTTGTCAGATATCAACTCCTCCGTGAAGTTTGGAAGGATAGTGAATGA
- the LOC117627143 gene encoding NADH dehydrogenase [ubiquinone] flavoprotein 1, mitochondrial encodes MAPIKGILSLPRAALARHHGEKWGLGLRSFSTQGATTATTPQPPPPPPPPEKTHFGGLKDEDRIFTNLYGLHDPFLKGAMKRGDWHRTKDIVIKGADWIVNEMKKSGLRGRGGAGFPSGLKWSFMPKVSDGRPSYLVVNADESEPGTCKDREIMRHDPHKLLEGCLIAGVGMRASAAYIYIRGEYVNERINLEKARKEAYEAGLLGKNACGSGYDFDVHIHFGAGAYICGEETALLESLEGKQGKPRLKPPFPANAGLYGCPTTVTNVETVAVSPTILRRGPEWFASFGRKNNAGTKLFCISGHVNKPCTVEEEMSIPLKELLERHCGGVRGGWDNLLAVIPGGSSVPLLTKDICNDVLMDFDALKAVQSGLGTAAVIVMDKSTDIVDAIARLSYFYKHESCGQCTPCREGTGWLWMIMERMKVGNAKLEEIDMLQEVTKQIEGHTICALGDAAAWPVQGLIRHFRPELERRIRERAERELLEAAA; translated from the exons ATG GCACCCATCAAGGGTATTCTTTCTCTGCCGAGAGCAGCTTTAGCTCGTCATCATGGTGAGAAGTGGGGCCTAGGGTTGAGATCATTCAGCACTCAGGGTGCAACAACTGCTACTACTCCTCAACCTCCACCACCTCCCCCACCTCCAGAGAAAACCCATTTTGGTGGTTTGAAAGATGAAGACCGAATTTTTACCAACTTATATGGGTTGCATGACCCATTTCTCAAAGGTGCCATGAAACGAGGTGACTGGCACAGAACCAAAGATATAGTTATTAAAGGTGCTGATTGGATTgtcaatgaaatgaaaaagtCTGGCCTCCGTGGACGTGGTGGTGCTGGTTTCCCATCTGGCCTCAAATGGTCTTTTATGCCAAAAGTATCTGATGGACGTCCTTCCTATCTTGTTGTCAATGCTGATGAAAGTGAACCTGGAACCTGTAAGGACAGGGAAATTATGCGCCATGATCCACACAAACTTTTAGAGGGTTGCCTGATTGCTGGCGTTGGGATGAGGGCCAGTGCTGCTTACATCTACATAAGAGGTGAATATGTGAATGAACGGATCAACCTCGAAAAGGCCAGAAAAGAAGCCTATGAAGCCGGGTTACTGGGCAAAAATGCATGTGGATCTGGTTATGATTTTGATGTTCATATCCACTTTGGTGCTGGTGCTTATATTTGTGGTGAAGAAACAGCGCTTCTGGAGAGCCTTGAAGGGAAACAGGGGAAGCCACGATTGAAGCCTCCTTTCCCTGCTAATGCAGGGTTATATGGCTGCCCCACCACTGTTACAAATGTGGAAACGGTGGCTGTTTCTCCCACCATTTTAAGGCGTGGACCAGAGTGGTTTGCCAGTTTTGGGAGAAAGAACAATGCAGggacaaaattgttttgtatttcAGGACATGTGAACAAGCCTTGCACAGTTGAAGAGGAGATGAGTATACCCTTGAAAGAGTTATTAGAGAGGCACTGTGGAGGTGTGAGGGGTGGATGGGACAACTTGCTTGCGGTAATTCCAGGTGGTTCATCTGTTCCACTACTTACCAAGGATATATGTAATGATGTATTGATGGATTTTGATGCCCTGAAGGCTGTCCAGTCAGGATTGGGGACTGCAGCTGTTATTGTGATGGATAAATCAACTGACATTGTGGATGCAATTGCGAGGCTTTCTTACTTCTACAAGCACGAGAGTTGTGGGCAGTGCACACCATGTAGGGAAGGGACAGGATGGCTTTGGATGATCATGGAAAGAATGAAAGTCGGGAATGCAAAGTTGGAAGAGATTGACATGCTTCAGGAGGTGACCAAGCAGATTGAGGGGCACACAATCTGTGCTTTGGGGGATGCTGCTGCCTGGCCTGTGCAAGGTCTAATAAGGCATTTCAGGCCAGAGCTTGAGAGGAGGATCAGGGAGCGTGCAGAGCGGGAATTGCTGGAGGCAGCTGCTTGA
- the LOC117614712 gene encoding ankyrin-3-like isoform X2 — translation MTVFRNSSAVPLSGKAHVFPVDYEAEVSQRLVDASHDSDLKSACECLGDPFVDVNFVGTVCLKSKKTEIVVQGESAHEVRVEYEEFKTQVTALFLAAHSGNLTLVRKLLGYGANVNQKLFRGYATTAAVREDHLEILEVLINGGASQQACEEALLEASYLGRARSAEMLMGSDLIRPQAAIHALVSACCRGFVHVVDTLIKCGVDVDATDRALLQSCMPSLYTNVHCNALVAAVVSRQISVVRLLLQAGVRTDIKVSLGGWSWDVSTGEEFRVGAGLAEPYSVTWCAVEYFEASGAILRLLLQHLSPNIPHFGRTLIHHAILCNNERAVDVLLNSGADVEVPIKTTTSKTDCPIHLASRLGLPAVLQRLINDGCDVNSQTGSGETALMICARYKHQECLKFLAADGADFGLVNSSGHSASSIAESARWALGFQQAVLDVIRSGKDVQSSNRSIFSPLMFVTRANDVEALKKLIEGADIDLDEQDENGNSAVMIAAAGGYLEAFKLLIHAGADMNLENKHGQNIKELLEINQNGAEFEKLMVKHAPRKKFDSPVAFYTLHQAAQHGDFDFVHTLIIRGQDINAPDADGYTPLMLAARGGHAMVCGLLISFKARCDIVNARHETALLLARKSGTGKDAENVILDELARKLVLGGTHVKKHTKCGKGTPHRKVLKMVGSVGILQWGKSSKRKVICKKAEVGASDSFRWNRRRKFDTDEPGLFHVVTTKNKELHFVCESGIEMAQLWVRGIKLVTMKAVFGNWQE, via the exons ATGACGGTGTTTCGAAACTCGAGCGCGGTACCCCTCTCCGGCAAAGCGCACGTGTTTCCGGTCGACTACGAGGCCGAGGTTTCGCAGCGCCTGGTGGACGCTTCGCACGACAGCGATTTGAAGTCGGCGTGTGAGTGTTTGGGCGATCCTTTCGTGGACGTGAACTTCGTCGGGACAGTGTGCTTGAAGTCGAAGAAGACAGAGATTGTGGTGCAGGGCGAGTCGGCGCACGAGGTTCGTGTCGAGTACGAGGAGTTCAAGACGCAGGTCACTGCTTTGTTCCTCGCCGCTCATTCTGGAAATTTGACGCTTGTTAGGAAGCTCCTG GGTTATGGAGCCAATGTGAATCAAAAACTGTTTCGGGGCTATGCAACAACAGCAGCAGTAAGAGAAGACCACTTGGAGATATTGGAGGTGCTTATCAATGGCGGGGCATCTCAGCAGGCATGTGAGGAGGCTTTATTGGAGGCAAGCTACTTGGGCAGGGCTAGGTCTGCCGAGATGCTCATGGGATCCGATTTGATCCGCCCTCAAGCTGCAATACACGCTCTTGTATCTGCTTGCTGCAGAGGCTTTGTCCATGTAGTTGACACGCTCATCAAG TGTGGGGTGGATGTCGATGCAACTGATCGAGCGCTGCTTCAATCTTGTATGCCATCTCTATACACCAACGTTCACTGTAATGCGCTTGTTGCTGCCGTTGTTAGCCGGCAGATTTCTGTTGTCAGACTCTTGTTGCAG GCTGGAGTTAGAACAGATATAAAAGTGAGTCTGGGGGGCTGGTCCTGGGATGTAAGTACCGGGGAAGAATTTCGGGTGGGTGCAGGACTAGCTGAGCCTTACAGTGTGACCTGGTGTGCTGTGGAGTACTTTGAAGCCAGTGGTGCTATCTTGCGCTTGCTCTTGCAACACCTCTCCCCAAACATTCCTCACTTTGGGAGGACTCTCATTCACCATGCCATCTTATGTAACAATGAAAGAGCAGTAGATGTGCTTTTGAATAGTGGCGCGGATGTGGAAGTTCCGATTAAGACGACAACTTCAAAAACTGACTGCCCCATTCACTTGGCTTCACGGCTTGGATTACCTGCGGTTCTGCAACGACTGATTAATGATGGGTGTGATGTAAACTCTCAAACAGGATCGGGAGAAACTGCACTAATGATCTGTGCTAGATATAAGCATCAGGAATGCCTAAAATTTTTGGCTGCAGATGGTGCTGATTTTGGCCTGGTCAATTCTTCTGGTCATAGTGCAAGCTCAATTGCAGAGTCAGCTAGGTGGGCTCTTGGCTTCCAACAAGCAGTTTTAGATGTGATTCGATCTGGGAAGGATGTTCAATCAAGCAATAGATCAATATTTTCTCCTCTAATGTTTGTGACTCGAGCAAATGATGTTGAGGCTTTGAAGAAACTGATTGAGGGAGCAGACATCGATCTCGACGAGCAAGATGAAAATGGAAACTCAGCTGTCATGATAGCTGCAGCAGGTGGTTACCTGGAAGCTTTCAAATTGCTTATCCATGCTGGGGCTGACATGAACCTAGAGAACAAACATGGTCAGAACATAAAGGAACTCTtagaaataaatcaaaacggtgcagaatttgaaaaattaatggTTAAACATGCACCTCGAAAGAAATTTGATAGTCCAGTTGCGTTTTACACTCTACACCAGGCAGCACAGCATGGAGACTTTGATTTTGTTCATACATTGATAATCAGAGGGCAAGATATTAATGCTCCTGATGCTGATGGATATACTCCATTGATGTTAGCAGCAAGAGGAGGCCATGCTATGGTCTGCGGGCTTTTGATTTCTTTCAAGGCTAGATGTGACATTGTGAATGCAAGACATGAGACGGCACTTTTGCTTGCAAGGAAAAGTGGAACTGGGAAGGATGCAGAGAATGTGATATTGGATGAGCTTGCAAGAAAACTTGTGTTGGGTGGAACTCATGTGAAGAAGCACACAAAGTGCGGCAAAGGAACTCCCCATAGAAAAGTCTTGAAAATGGTGGGGAGTGTTGGGATTTTGCAGTGGGGGAAGTCAAGTAAGAGAAAGGTGATTTGCAAAAAGGCCGAGGTTGGGGCTAGCGATTCGTTTCGATGGAATCGTAGGAGGAAATTCGATACTGATGAACCTGGACTCTTCCATGTGGTGACCACAAAGAACAAGGAGCTGCATTTTGTGTGTGAAAGTGGGATTGAAATGGCTCAGTTGTGGGTGAGAGGGATCAAGCTTGTGACAATGAAAGCTGTTTTTGGAAACTGgcaagaatga
- the LOC117614712 gene encoding ankyrin-3-like isoform X1 yields MTVFRNSSAVPLSGKAHVFPVDYEAEVSQRLVDASHDSDLKSACECLGDPFVDVNFVGTVCLKSKKTEIVVQGESAHEVRVEYEEFKTQVTALFLAAHSGNLTLVRKLLGYGANVNQKLFRGYATTAAVREDHLEILEVLINGGASQQACEEALLEASYLGRARSAEMLMGSDLIRPQAAIHALVSACCRGFVHVVDTLIKCGVDVDATDRALLQSCMPSLYTNVHCNALVAAVVSRQISVVRLLLQQAGVRTDIKVSLGGWSWDVSTGEEFRVGAGLAEPYSVTWCAVEYFEASGAILRLLLQHLSPNIPHFGRTLIHHAILCNNERAVDVLLNSGADVEVPIKTTTSKTDCPIHLASRLGLPAVLQRLINDGCDVNSQTGSGETALMICARYKHQECLKFLAADGADFGLVNSSGHSASSIAESARWALGFQQAVLDVIRSGKDVQSSNRSIFSPLMFVTRANDVEALKKLIEGADIDLDEQDENGNSAVMIAAAGGYLEAFKLLIHAGADMNLENKHGQNIKELLEINQNGAEFEKLMVKHAPRKKFDSPVAFYTLHQAAQHGDFDFVHTLIIRGQDINAPDADGYTPLMLAARGGHAMVCGLLISFKARCDIVNARHETALLLARKSGTGKDAENVILDELARKLVLGGTHVKKHTKCGKGTPHRKVLKMVGSVGILQWGKSSKRKVICKKAEVGASDSFRWNRRRKFDTDEPGLFHVVTTKNKELHFVCESGIEMAQLWVRGIKLVTMKAVFGNWQE; encoded by the exons ATGACGGTGTTTCGAAACTCGAGCGCGGTACCCCTCTCCGGCAAAGCGCACGTGTTTCCGGTCGACTACGAGGCCGAGGTTTCGCAGCGCCTGGTGGACGCTTCGCACGACAGCGATTTGAAGTCGGCGTGTGAGTGTTTGGGCGATCCTTTCGTGGACGTGAACTTCGTCGGGACAGTGTGCTTGAAGTCGAAGAAGACAGAGATTGTGGTGCAGGGCGAGTCGGCGCACGAGGTTCGTGTCGAGTACGAGGAGTTCAAGACGCAGGTCACTGCTTTGTTCCTCGCCGCTCATTCTGGAAATTTGACGCTTGTTAGGAAGCTCCTG GGTTATGGAGCCAATGTGAATCAAAAACTGTTTCGGGGCTATGCAACAACAGCAGCAGTAAGAGAAGACCACTTGGAGATATTGGAGGTGCTTATCAATGGCGGGGCATCTCAGCAGGCATGTGAGGAGGCTTTATTGGAGGCAAGCTACTTGGGCAGGGCTAGGTCTGCCGAGATGCTCATGGGATCCGATTTGATCCGCCCTCAAGCTGCAATACACGCTCTTGTATCTGCTTGCTGCAGAGGCTTTGTCCATGTAGTTGACACGCTCATCAAG TGTGGGGTGGATGTCGATGCAACTGATCGAGCGCTGCTTCAATCTTGTATGCCATCTCTATACACCAACGTTCACTGTAATGCGCTTGTTGCTGCCGTTGTTAGCCGGCAGATTTCTGTTGTCAGACTCTTGTTGCAG CAGGCTGGAGTTAGAACAGATATAAAAGTGAGTCTGGGGGGCTGGTCCTGGGATGTAAGTACCGGGGAAGAATTTCGGGTGGGTGCAGGACTAGCTGAGCCTTACAGTGTGACCTGGTGTGCTGTGGAGTACTTTGAAGCCAGTGGTGCTATCTTGCGCTTGCTCTTGCAACACCTCTCCCCAAACATTCCTCACTTTGGGAGGACTCTCATTCACCATGCCATCTTATGTAACAATGAAAGAGCAGTAGATGTGCTTTTGAATAGTGGCGCGGATGTGGAAGTTCCGATTAAGACGACAACTTCAAAAACTGACTGCCCCATTCACTTGGCTTCACGGCTTGGATTACCTGCGGTTCTGCAACGACTGATTAATGATGGGTGTGATGTAAACTCTCAAACAGGATCGGGAGAAACTGCACTAATGATCTGTGCTAGATATAAGCATCAGGAATGCCTAAAATTTTTGGCTGCAGATGGTGCTGATTTTGGCCTGGTCAATTCTTCTGGTCATAGTGCAAGCTCAATTGCAGAGTCAGCTAGGTGGGCTCTTGGCTTCCAACAAGCAGTTTTAGATGTGATTCGATCTGGGAAGGATGTTCAATCAAGCAATAGATCAATATTTTCTCCTCTAATGTTTGTGACTCGAGCAAATGATGTTGAGGCTTTGAAGAAACTGATTGAGGGAGCAGACATCGATCTCGACGAGCAAGATGAAAATGGAAACTCAGCTGTCATGATAGCTGCAGCAGGTGGTTACCTGGAAGCTTTCAAATTGCTTATCCATGCTGGGGCTGACATGAACCTAGAGAACAAACATGGTCAGAACATAAAGGAACTCTtagaaataaatcaaaacggtgcagaatttgaaaaattaatggTTAAACATGCACCTCGAAAGAAATTTGATAGTCCAGTTGCGTTTTACACTCTACACCAGGCAGCACAGCATGGAGACTTTGATTTTGTTCATACATTGATAATCAGAGGGCAAGATATTAATGCTCCTGATGCTGATGGATATACTCCATTGATGTTAGCAGCAAGAGGAGGCCATGCTATGGTCTGCGGGCTTTTGATTTCTTTCAAGGCTAGATGTGACATTGTGAATGCAAGACATGAGACGGCACTTTTGCTTGCAAGGAAAAGTGGAACTGGGAAGGATGCAGAGAATGTGATATTGGATGAGCTTGCAAGAAAACTTGTGTTGGGTGGAACTCATGTGAAGAAGCACACAAAGTGCGGCAAAGGAACTCCCCATAGAAAAGTCTTGAAAATGGTGGGGAGTGTTGGGATTTTGCAGTGGGGGAAGTCAAGTAAGAGAAAGGTGATTTGCAAAAAGGCCGAGGTTGGGGCTAGCGATTCGTTTCGATGGAATCGTAGGAGGAAATTCGATACTGATGAACCTGGACTCTTCCATGTGGTGACCACAAAGAACAAGGAGCTGCATTTTGTGTGTGAAAGTGGGATTGAAATGGCTCAGTTGTGGGTGAGAGGGATCAAGCTTGTGACAATGAAAGCTGTTTTTGGAAACTGgcaagaatga